Sequence from the Megalops cyprinoides isolate fMegCyp1 chromosome 4, fMegCyp1.pri, whole genome shotgun sequence genome:
CTTGGTGTAAGAGTCCCTGGAGATTAATTTCCTGTGGTGATATACCTTGTCCCATTCACAGCCATTTCTGTGCTTGCCTCGCAGGTGAGCTGGCGGCTCCCACGCACTCCCCACGGTATCCCAGCGTGGCTGAGCTCGATGCCTACGCACAGAAGACCGCCAACAGCCCGCTGTCCATCAAGATCTTCCCCACCAACATCAGGGTCCCACAGCACAAGCACCTTAATCGGACTGTCAACGGCTACGACACTACGGGCCAGCGCTACAGCCCCTACCCGCACCTCCACACGGGCGGCTACCAGGGCCTGCTGGCGATCGTCAAGGCCTCCTCCACGCCCACGGCCAAGGGCGTGCTCAAGAACTCTGAGGGCAGGCGGACTAAGCTCTCCCCGGCCCAAATTGCAGTGGCCCCTTATCCACCACCCAACAGCAGCACTTTAGCCCACGGCCACGGCCAGATGACGTACCACACAGGGCCGCCCAAGCCCCCCGAGGCCCCCGCAATGTCGGTACCCCCCAATGTCACGGTGGCGGCTTCGGTGATCCCCATCACAGGAGGCCGAGGTCTGACCCTACCCCCCCAATCCAATCTCCCCTCCATTCAGAGCATCATCTATCAGATCAACCAGCACTGCCAGGCCCAGGCCCTGCAGCAGGTGTGCCAGGGGGTGGTGGTTGCCACGCCAGCCAACCCTAGCCCCTCCAAGCAGGCCACGGCTGCAGCGGCCGCGTCCTCCAACTCCTCGGGCGGGGGCTTTGCCGTGGGCATGGTGCCCCAGGGCAGCTTGGCATACGCTGGAGCAGTACTGCCCACCCAGGGCGCAGAGATGGTCAAGGCCGGGGCCTACGTGGACAGTATGGATTACATCCTGtggcagcagaaacagcagcagcaccagcagcagcaacagcagcagcaacagcagcagcaccaccaacagcagcagcagcagcagcaggcagtgcTCCGGATGTACAGTGGTGGCAGTGGGGGAGGCGGAGCCATCAGCAAGTCTCCGGAGACGTGCGCTcccgggggcggggctggagtGGTGGTGGGCGGTGCCCAGGTCTCCTCCAGGCCCTACCCCCTTGCCAGTGCAAGTGGGGGCGGGCTGGACAAGGTCAGCTCTTCCCCTTTGAACTGCGTTGGCATGCACGGCAACTTCTCCGTGGGCCAGTACTTCGCTCCCCCCTGGAACAGCGTGCTGGTGACCCCCGACAGCGACTGTTACAACCCTCAGGAGCTGCCGGGGACGAACACAGGAGGTCCGGGCACTGGGCACCGAGACCTGGGCTTCCCtccccaccatcaccaccaccaccaccatcatcatcatcatcacccccCCATAGACAGTGGCGGAGGCCTCTGCTGCAGTTTGCCCAGCAAGAGCCTGTGCAACACCTCCATCCTGAGCAGCAGTCTGCAGTCACTGGAGTACCTGATCAATGACATCCACCCCCCGTGCATCAAGGAGCAGATGTTGGGCAAAGGGTACGAGACTGTTGCCGTGCCGCGGCTGTTGGACCACCAGCATGCGCACATCCGGCTGCCGGTTTACAGATAAGAAACTGCGACGCCgggaagaatgaaaaaaaaaaaatcttaattgaagacaaacaaagacacagaagaGGAGATCTTTATTATAAATCAATAGATATATGTGTGATTGGCACTGCTTTAAGAGGACAGAGGGCTCAGAGGGGTTAGGCTTGCTGTGGAGCGGAGGGGTCCTGGCATCAGTGGCAAGGGGTGCGAAGGTGTAAAAGTAAGAACGATtggctggggagggagggggagggttaTTTCCGCGTGGGCCAATCGGAAGTTCCGTGGTGTGGTTTGCCAACAGGGATTTGCTCGTTGATTTTCTATCTTagttttgaggttttttttttctttttttatttgtggattttttttttgatttgattaaaCTTTGTGACAAGATTCAAGGCTTGACATGACGTGCACACAACCTCCTCTCCCCACAACCCTAGCCACCCACAACGGAGAGTCTGGACCTTCATTGTTACCTTTGTATTCCAAAGGGGCATGGGTCAAGACTGCTTGAGTAACTCCaggaaaatacacacacacaaacaaaatgtaaaatgttgctAAGATTTGATGGTCATGAAATCAGTACTTTGAAATGTTGTAAGAATCATTGTGCTTAagaaaaatgataatgatagtaATTGTATTCAAATTGCACTGTTTGGAGTTAAAGAAGCTAGTAAACAGATTGGGAGGTTGGAGTGGGGTGGTATGgacatacaatatatttaagAAACTTGAATACTTGAAcctattttttgttgttttatatatttgtagGTATACAATATGCGTTGGCTGCTAAGGGGAAAAAGTGTCTGATAATGCttagtttttccattttttttagttGGTTTGTATATTCTTCCTCTGGCTGCAGCTTCTGGTGTACGAGTTGCAAGGCTTCATCACTGCTTTGGTTCCATAGGAACCGTGAGCAGGACGGCTTGCTCTGGTAACCAGCACTGGAAACTACACGTAACcttaaaaccacaaaaaagtaacaaaaaggTTCAGAAGTGTCACAAATGAAGAATGTTATTAATAGGAGGCTGACCATTAGCGGCCTCCCTTTCCCcaacgtcccccccccccaccccatctgaCTCACCCTATACAAAATACTACAACATGACtcttgtgtttgtggtgtgctgcttggatgtttttttttttttttttgttacctaagcttttttgttcattttttcagagCTTTTAAGGTATTAAATTGACCTCCCCCCCAATCTGTCATTCTGAAGCATCATTTAGGGTTCTTCTACGGGGGGAGATCGTGGGATAAAAACATGTGAGCTTTGACCCCAGGAGAGAGGACCAACTAGGGACCTTTAGTAGTGCCAgtctagagaaaaaaaaaaaaactagccgGCCAACCCCTGTGGCTCGGCTCACTTCATTGGCAGACGTGGTACAGGGGACCGTGAACTTCGTCTCTCAGGCTTTTTGAGAGGATATGGAGAACATCATCCACCTCCCTCAGCTCTCCCCTGTCCTGCAGTGGGGTAAAAGAGCAAGCCAAGACAGGTTGTGCTTATAACTGGAATAATTTGTGTGCTACTCACTCATCTCGCTCATCTCACTCATCATCTAGCAGGGCTTTAACCTACCGAAGGAGCTGGTTGTGATGGACctgagggtgagggtggtgtATTTTTGGGAACTGAATATGGGAATGGTCAGAGCAGAAGTGATGCACCATTTTTCCTGGCAGTTTTTTAAAGGAGTCATCCTCCTTTGCACTGAATGCAATGCACAGGGCCAAAGTCTGACAGCGGCTCTCAGGTCAGAACcctgaaatatttatgactGCGACCTTCCTATGAATGTTCAGCGTTGCACTTAAATTAAGTTTTCAAACTGAATGCCTTGTTGGACTGTAATGGAAGATAAAGTAAAGAACTGGATCAGAGCCTCAGTTCTCTGTTCCAATTAGGGCTTTTCTCGTCAGCCAGATTTTAGCAgcacatgaaattaatttcacttcAGATAGGTAGCATTCTCCTTAGGCAAAATGTTAAGAGGCTGAAATGATACAATTTAGTTACAACTGTGCTAACGTTCATCCAGACTTTCACCAGAAGTCGAGTTGTGTGGAATGATTGCATGTCCCTCCCTTTTTAATTGCCATGTAAAACAAGTCACATTTAAGAACATTTTCAGGACGCAGACACAATCTTTGTTGTTCTCGCTTCTAATAAGCCAGTCCTATGAAAGCAGCATGAGTAAATGCTACAGCCCTGATGATTTGTGCTGATCCCTGCTATCGGGGTTTTTTCAGCAGTGTGGGGAAACGTTATTGTGGGAGCTCGCAAAACAACGCTCGTGAATCAAAAGAAATTCCTTATAACTTTGGGAACTCAACAAAGGGCGTCGGCGGTGCTCTTGAGCAGAATCGTGCTTTTCTGCGTGAGTGCACGCGTGAATATATGACTTCATAAACACTCGTGTTTTATGACGGAGCCTCGGAGACCGAACCAACTTATTATCTTGCCACTCTGCAACAACACCGCGAGCGCATTCATCATATCGCAGCGCCGCGGTAGGAGCCGCGCATTCGCCTCACCCCTGTTCCCAAACCATGAATATCCATAAAAAAGAACACCCTGCAGATAGATTTGGAGCAACTGCAAAGGAAAAACGCTGGACTCCCTGAAAGGAATTAATTGGATCTTGTTTTCCACCTTCAGACAATGCAAACGTGGAATGCTTAATTTGATTTTCTGTTAATAAATATCCCTGCCAgcgaagagaaaaaaaagaggacctTGGAACTAATAAGCTAATAGTTTATGTAAAAGCAGCACTGTCTTGGAAAGCTGACGGAGCGAGTGGGCTGTTGAATACCCAGCCCCTGTGCTTGCTCCCCATAAGCCGCCTTAATGATACGGTTTAATCTTTTGGGTTGTTGCATGGGCTTAATACCCCTGCCGCAGTTTTGTGTTGTGAATTTCTCATAGAGCTACTACACAGCTTTACAGAGACGCATCCGCCTACAAATCCAATCTTCTTTGCAAGTAAAACTAAGCACATATTAAACCCTTCACTTGACATGGTTGTCTTTCGTTAACTCCGCTGTAACGGAGCTCTTTGCTCTAACCCTTTTCCTGTAAAGCCTAACCTGGGTGATGTTTTGGCACAGATCTCCTGCAGGAGCCAATCATACTAAGAATCTTTGGTCAGTGCGGGCTAGGGAGGGGAGGCATGCCTTGGTTTTGAAATGAGTTGTGTTGGCCATTTCCTGGGGACGTTATTGATCCACAGTTCATATTCTTTGGGTTGCGATTAACTCCCATATTGATTGGAGGCGAGGGTAATACACatagaatgtaaatgtaaaatctccACACCTTCCGGTAatacttcctctctctgcattcGATCTGAAGTGTAACTTCATTTTGTTGCTTTCTGAACTTTCCATTGAACCACTTACCGCTGGAAATTTAGTTTAATGGCATATGTAATATGCATGAGGGGGCCTCATTTAATTCTTCGGTAAATAATTCTACATACATAACGCATGCATAATTGACCAGGAGATGAAGGTAAAGATCAAATGAATACCTTTTTCGTATTAAGACAAGTATAAGTCAGTGATTGCGTTATGGAGGAGTTTGAAGATTTTATTTAGATTTACTGATTTCTTTCCAACTTAGGATCAGATGATCAAATGAGTAGACTGAGACCATGCTTCCTTGCTAGCTTTCACTCAGAAATGTCATCAAAGACTCTCAAGCTGGCCAGAGTGGTCTCTTAGGATTTGGGTGTGGTTGCGGATTTCTTTCAGATCTTTGTCAGCTGAAAAGAAATTTCTCTTGTCGTGTCCCTCGGggcctgcttttggttttccTTCCCTCCTGTCATCTTTTATCTCTGTTGCTTTTTGTCTTGTTATTGTAAATGGATCTACTGGAAGTTGGGAGGGggctttctttccctcctctttccttcCCCCCTCCTGGTAGGACTCCAGTGTGGGATCTCAACTCCTAAGCTCTCTTGTCCTGCCCCAAAGTGCGGTTTTGATGTTTTAGCTGAGTCAGCGGGGGGTGTTTCTGTCAAAGACTCTAGCTGGTGATGCTGGGGTATATGGGATTTCGCTCTGCTGAGGAAATGAGAcctcttcatttttattatcaaaCGATGGTGCTGGGCCGGGGCATTGATAACcgaaatgatttttttaaattgcaaaatTTCATTCCATTATTCAATTTTTGTCCCACCACATAGCTATTTTTCCTTGCGTTGCGCTAACTTGGAGACTGCAATCTTGTCACTGCTGTAGCAAGTCATGCGTCCTTTTCAGTGATTGTGgattggagggaggggggcctCCGTCTTTATTTTGGGGATGCAGAGGCTCCATGATGTCTCTTTGGGGCTCTGGGCTTTCTGTGGTTCTGTGCCTGTCTGGGGGGGAATGTATTCCGCCCACCGTAACCTCGTCCCATTCTCGCAGAGCAAGCGGATTCCTTCCCCGGACAATGGGCGTGCGGCCCGCACTGGGATAATGGTATTAAATTCCAAATAGATTTCTACCCGCAGCTCCTCCACACTGGGCTCTCTCAGCTGTTG
This genomic interval carries:
- the fam222a gene encoding protein FAM222A; its protein translation is MLACLQRRQNPPPQHRVCAGKTLEAPHPVSRKCELAAPTHSPRYPSVAELDAYAQKTANSPLSIKIFPTNIRVPQHKHLNRTVNGYDTTGQRYSPYPHLHTGGYQGLLAIVKASSTPTAKGVLKNSEGRRTKLSPAQIAVAPYPPPNSSTLAHGHGQMTYHTGPPKPPEAPAMSVPPNVTVAASVIPITGGRGLTLPPQSNLPSIQSIIYQINQHCQAQALQQVCQGVVVATPANPSPSKQATAAAAASSNSSGGGFAVGMVPQGSLAYAGAVLPTQGAEMVKAGAYVDSMDYILWQQKQQQHQQQQQQQQQQQHHQQQQQQQQAVLRMYSGGSGGGGAISKSPETCAPGGGAGVVVGGAQVSSRPYPLASASGGGLDKVSSSPLNCVGMHGNFSVGQYFAPPWNSVLVTPDSDCYNPQELPGTNTGGPGTGHRDLGFPPHHHHHHHHHHHHHPPIDSGGGLCCSLPSKSLCNTSILSSSLQSLEYLINDIHPPCIKEQMLGKGYETVAVPRLLDHQHAHIRLPVYR